One Lycium barbarum isolate Lr01 chromosome 5, ASM1917538v2, whole genome shotgun sequence genomic window carries:
- the LOC132640669 gene encoding uncharacterized protein LOC132640669 isoform X1: MPPKKATAAQKKKGVVGETSRAQKGTRTLAQMMRDITSRPVDSATSSSSEESGAASPLAPGASAPAPPAPQPGAEDRTLREAVQLLTTLVAGQARRRGRRDDDDDDRRDSLRVREFLLCGPPEFYGSKPDEDPHDFIRGMRRSLDLVRASETESVELASHRLRDVAAHWYESWELSRGEGASPATWDEFVAAFTRHFLPPELRRARVDRFLHLQQRGRSVREYNMEFDSLARYAPTIVADMADRMHRYVMGLDRYLIDGCMAVALQTDMDIARLQAYALGMEDRHRADYSSRDRDRRPPKRARSAGYSGEPQGGQPQQYVRQCSQPGQSAPPQSTGEGFDSARYLGAGQSSRVPGSQVSRGSSQARPPMPRCSYCGRSHPGECYRATGACFSCGRQGHMMRDCPMASGSGSTVQPTGSAAGSSSTPSAMRPAGRGMPVQAGRGRGRGGASGSSGPSNRIYALASRQDQEAPPGVVTDLGEPEA, encoded by the exons atgcctccgaaaaaggcgacggccgcccagaagaaaaagggcgtagtaggagagaccagccgggctcagaagggtactcggacccttgctcagatgatgcgtgatattacgtcccggccagtcgactctgctacgtcttcatcgtcagaggagtctggagcagcttcaccattagctccaggggcttcagctcccgcgcctccagctcctcagccaggggcggaggacaggacactgagagaggctgtgcagttattgaccactctggtagcgggacaggctcgcagacgcgggcggagagatgatgatgatgacgataggcgtgacagcctgagggttcgagagtttctattatgtggccctccagagttttacgggtctaagcccgacgaggacccccatgactttattcgggggatgcggcgctcactagatttggtcagggcttcagagactgagtctgttgagttggcttcgcatagactacgggatgtcgctgctcactggtatgagtcctgggagctatctaggggtgagggtgcttccccagctacttgggacgagttcgtggctgcttttacccgccactttttgcccccagagttacggcgggcgcgggttgaccgatttttacatctgcagcagaggggtcggagtgttcgtgagtataatatggagtttgattctctggcccggtacgcacctaccatagtagcagatatggccgatcggatgcacagatacgtgatggggttagaccgctacttgattgatggctgtatggcggtggcattgcagacagacatggatattgcccgactacaggcttatgctctgggtatggaggaccgacatagagctgattattccagcagagatcgggacaggaggccgcccaagagggccaggtccgctgggtattctggggagcctcaaggcgggcagcctcaacagtatgttagacagtgtTCTCAGCCAGGGCAGAGTGCGCCCCCGCAATCTACCGGAGAGGGATTTGATAGTGCCAGATActtaggagcaggccagagctccagggttcCAGGTTCACAGGTGAGccgaggttccagccaggcgaggccacctatgcctcggtgttcgtattgtgggagatctcatccaggagagtgctaccgagctacgggagcctgtttttcttgcggccgtcagggccatatgatgcgtgattgtccaatggcaagtggttctggtagtacagttcagccgacgggatcagccgcgggttcatcttctactccctcagccatgcgccctgcgggacGAGGTATGCCGGTACAGGCGggtcgcggtcgaggccgtggcggtgcttcaggttctagcggtccctcgaaccgcatatatgcgttggccagccgacaggaccaggaggcgccacCAGGTGTGGTTACAG accttggggagcctgaggcgtag
- the LOC132640669 gene encoding uncharacterized protein LOC132640669 isoform X2, protein MPPKKATAAQKKKGVVGETSRAQKGTRTLAQMMRDITSRPVDSATSSSSEESGAASPLAPGASAPAPPAPQPGAEDRTLREAVQLLTTLVAGQARRRGRRDDDDDDRRDSLRVREFLLCGPPEFYGSKPDEDPHDFIRGMRRSLDLVRASETESVELASHRLRDVAAHWYESWELSRGEGASPATWDEFVAAFTRHFLPPELRRARVDRFLHLQQRGRSVREYNMEFDSLARYAPTIVADMADRMHRYVMGLDRYLIDGCMAVALQTDMDIARLQAYALGMEDRHRADYSSRDRDRRPPKRARSAGYSGEPQGGQPQQYVRQCSQPGQSAPPQSTGEGFDSARYLGAGQSSRVPGSQVSRGSSQARPPMPRCSYCGRSHPGECYRATGACFSCGRQGHMMRDCPMASGSGSTVQPTGSAAGSSSTPSAMRPAGRGMPVQAGRGRGRGGASGSSGPSNRIYALASRQDQEAPPGTDAQPGDPPV, encoded by the exons atgcctccgaaaaaggcgacggccgcccagaagaaaaagggcgtagtaggagagaccagccgggctcagaagggtactcggacccttgctcagatgatgcgtgatattacgtcccggccagtcgactctgctacgtcttcatcgtcagaggagtctggagcagcttcaccattagctccaggggcttcagctcccgcgcctccagctcctcagccaggggcggaggacaggacactgagagaggctgtgcagttattgaccactctggtagcgggacaggctcgcagacgcgggcggagagatgatgatgatgacgataggcgtgacagcctgagggttcgagagtttctattatgtggccctccagagttttacgggtctaagcccgacgaggacccccatgactttattcgggggatgcggcgctcactagatttggtcagggcttcagagactgagtctgttgagttggcttcgcatagactacgggatgtcgctgctcactggtatgagtcctgggagctatctaggggtgagggtgcttccccagctacttgggacgagttcgtggctgcttttacccgccactttttgcccccagagttacggcgggcgcgggttgaccgatttttacatctgcagcagaggggtcggagtgttcgtgagtataatatggagtttgattctctggcccggtacgcacctaccatagtagcagatatggccgatcggatgcacagatacgtgatggggttagaccgctacttgattgatggctgtatggcggtggcattgcagacagacatggatattgcccgactacaggcttatgctctgggtatggaggaccgacatagagctgattattccagcagagatcgggacaggaggccgcccaagagggccaggtccgctgggtattctggggagcctcaaggcgggcagcctcaacagtatgttagacagtgtTCTCAGCCAGGGCAGAGTGCGCCCCCGCAATCTACCGGAGAGGGATTTGATAGTGCCAGATActtaggagcaggccagagctccagggttcCAGGTTCACAGGTGAGccgaggttccagccaggcgaggccacctatgcctcggtgttcgtattgtgggagatctcatccaggagagtgctaccgagctacgggagcctgtttttcttgcggccgtcagggccatatgatgcgtgattgtccaatggcaagtggttctggtagtacagttcagccgacgggatcagccgcgggttcatcttctactccctcagccatgcgccctgcgggacGAGGTATGCCGGTACAGGCGggtcgcggtcgaggccgtggcggtgcttcaggttctagcggtccctcgaaccgcatatatgcgttggccagccgacaggaccaggaggcgccacCAG gtacagacgcacagcctggtgatccacctgtttag